Proteins from a single region of Budorcas taxicolor isolate Tak-1 chromosome 7, Takin1.1, whole genome shotgun sequence:
- the DOHH gene encoding deoxyhypusine hydroxylase translates to MVTEQEVEAVGQTLVDPRQPLQARFRALFTLRGLGGPVAISWISRAFDDDSALLKHELAYCLGQMQDRRAIPVLLDVLRDTRQEPMVRHEAGEALGAIGDPEVLEILKQYSTDPVVEVAETCQLAVRRLEWLQQQSGESVVRGPYLSVDPAPPAEERDLGQLREALLDEARPLFDRYRAMFALRDAGGKEAALALAEGLCCGSALFRHEIGYVLGQMQHEAAVPQLAAALAQPTENPMVRHECAEALGAIAQPACLAALRAHVADPERVVRESCEVALDMYEYETGSTFQYADGLERLRSPLS, encoded by the exons ATGGTGACGGAGCAGGAGGTGGAGGCAGTGGGGCAGACGCTGGTTGACCCCCGGCAGCCCCTGCAGGCCCGCTTCCGGGCACTGTTCACACTGCGTGGGCTCGGGGGTCCAGTGGCCATCTCCTGGATCAGCCGGGCCTTTGATGATGACTCAGCCCTGCTCAAGCATGAGCTGGCCTACTGCCTGGGCCAAATGCAGGACCGGCGGGCCATCCCCGTGCTGCTGGACGTGCTGCGGGACACCCGCCAGGAGCCCATGGTGCGCCATGAGGCAG GGGAGGCCCTGGGGGCCATTGGGGACCCAGAGGTCCTGGAGATCCTGAAGCAGTACTCTACTGACCCTGTTGTCGAG GTGGCCGAGACATGCCAGCTGGCTGTCCGGCGGCTGGAGTGGCTGCAGCAGCAGAGTGGGGAGTCAGTGGTCCGGGGGCCCTACCTCTCTGTGGACCCGGCCCCGCCCGCTGAGGAGCGTGACCTGGGGCAGCTGCGGGAGGCGCTGCTGGACGAGGCCCGGCCACTCTTCGACCGATACCGAGCCATGTTCGCCCTGCGTGACGCTGGAGGCAAGGAGGCCGCCCTGGCGCTGGCCGAAG GCCTGTGCTGCGGCAGCGCCCTCTTCCGCCATGAGATCGGCTACGTTCTGGGCCAGATGCAGCACGAGGCGGCAGTGCCCCAACTGGCGGCGGCCCTGGCACAGCCCACTGAGAACCCCATGGTACGACACGAGTGCGCCGAGGCCCTGGGGGCCATCGCCCAGCCTGCCTGCCTGGCCGCCCTGCGAGCCCACGTGGCCGACCCTGAGCGTGTGGTGCGGGAGAGCTGCGAGGTGGCCCTAGACATGTACGAGTACGAGACGGGGTCGACCTTCCAGTATGCGGACGGGCTGGAGCGGCTGCGCTCACCCCTCTCCTAG
- the SMIM44 gene encoding small integral membrane protein 44: MPGLAAEEGMDDWSPAPPLYEEYRPPPLDAIRLPRGVLYLLLAAFLVVAVAYAIVGHLIKDLAHDLADWAFGPKPDQEDAPRELPESPEGEDLEELDLQLALAWRGEEDAGGGGEGAPAEAPDRAPRRPSIAFKDPPVWSSFWKLG; encoded by the exons ATGCCGGGGCTGGCAGCCGAGGAGGGGATGGACGACTGGAGCCCAGCCCCGCCACTCTATGAGGAGTACCGCCCGCCACCGCTGGATGCCATCCGCCTGCCCAGGGGCGTGCTGTACCTGCTGCTGGCTGCCTTCCTGGTGGTGGCCGTGGCTTATGCCATTGTGGGCCATCTCATCAAGGACCTCGCCCACGATCTGGCTG ACTGGGCTTTTGGCCCGAAGCCGGATCAGGAGGACGCCCCCCGGGAGCTGCCTGAGAGCCCCGAGGGCGAAGACCTGGAAGAGCTGGACCTGCAGCTGGCTCTAGCCTGGCGGGGCGAGGAGGACGcgggtgggggtggtgagggggCCCCCGCAGAAGCCCCCGACCGGGCCCCCCGCCGCCCCTCCATTGCCTTCAAAGATCCGCCAGTCTGGAGCTCCTTTTGGAAGCTGGGCTGA
- the LOC128051695 gene encoding small integral membrane protein 24-like, with translation MGTLGILLLLMGLLLSPAEAQKERHLKPWLVGLAAVVGFLFIVFVLMLANRLWCSKARAEDEERPSFRMHPNPYEEVDLRKEDKKGKAEKEEKTEEKKAGKGEKAKKKGKRNFGLELEENEERRDYEKVKNTAM, from the exons ATGGGGACCTTAGGGATCCTGCTTCTGCTCATGGGTCTGCTCCTGTCGCCAGCTGAGGCCCAGAAGG AGCGCCATCTGAAGCCCTGGCTGGTGGGCCTGGCTGCGGTCGTGGGGTTCCTGTTCATTGTCTTCGTTCTCATGTTGGCCAACCGCCTCTGGTGCTCCAAAGCGAG AGCTGAGGATGAAGAGCGGCCCTCATTCAGGATGCATCCCAACCCATATGAGGAGGTGGATCTGAG aaaagaagacaagaaggggaaggcagagaaggaggaaaagactGAGGAGAAAAAAGCTGGGAAGGGGGAAAAGgccaagaagaaaggaaagagaaacttcGGGCTGGAGCTAGAGGAAAATGAGGAGCGCAGGGACTACGAGAAAGTCAAGAACACGGCCATGTGA